CGCTTCGGCGTACACTTCCTCCGTCGATGCGCGGTGCTTCGGATCCACGTTGGTCAGCGGCACCAGTTCCACGTACGACACCGTTTCTTTCGCTACGTCGGTCTTCGAGTTGCGGTCGTACGAGTACCAAATGTTGATATCATAGGTTCCCACAACCTCAATGCCGTCGCCGGATCGAACCGCTTCATACTGGTGGTTGATGATCCATGCCCCCAAAATGCTCGTGGGAAGGTTTGGCGGAGTCACGGTATGAGTCACTTGAGAGAACTTACGACCTTTGCCGCAG
The Paenibacillus sp. DNA segment above includes these coding regions:
- the cotE gene encoding outer spore coat protein CotE, with protein sequence CGKGRKFSQVTHTVTPPNLPTSILGAWIINHQYEAVRSGDGIEVVGTYDINIWYSYDRNSKTDVAKETVSYVELVPLTNVDPKHRASTEEVYAEATQEPNCVEASVASNGSSVVIRVEREFEVEMIAETKVCVVVCKNGCDDWGDKTVDFVGSDDDLEDLDADLLEDDDDLN